The following are encoded together in the Pedobacter sp. D749 genome:
- a CDS encoding endonuclease/exonuclease/phosphatase family protein: MNKQLFLFKCTIVSVLLSAFVFVSCQKERIEQTTATTLKRPGTSMTLATGNTSTFKVLSYNIYEGFRADSARIAKFKLWVDTLQPAAIAFQEMKGFTKASLQTFAESMGFNYTLMHHENGLPVALISKSPITDIKSKPSTLHLIQAKILDYHFFVIHLNPNTYEKRKEEIGIILNRAKLIPKTEKVLMMGDFNNMSPQDSSFYDNNETKMNLVRASEINNPGTKVLNNGKIDYSTIQSMIDEDYHDSWKLFRTNYDKSAPTKLRSHGNFTRIDYIWMNGTLVNSYANSYLVKDAFTDYASDHYPMVLILNR, from the coding sequence ATGAACAAGCAATTATTTCTCTTTAAATGCACAATAGTCTCCGTATTATTATCGGCATTTGTATTTGTTTCCTGCCAAAAGGAAAGAATAGAACAAACTACTGCTACAACGCTGAAGAGGCCTGGTACAAGCATGACATTGGCAACGGGCAATACCTCAACTTTTAAAGTGTTATCTTACAACATTTACGAGGGCTTCAGAGCTGATTCTGCACGGATAGCAAAGTTTAAACTCTGGGTAGATACCCTCCAGCCTGCCGCAATTGCATTTCAGGAGATGAAAGGATTTACCAAGGCAAGTTTGCAGACTTTTGCAGAAAGCATGGGTTTTAATTATACATTAATGCACCATGAAAATGGATTGCCGGTAGCACTAATCTCAAAATCCCCCATTACTGACATTAAGTCTAAGCCTTCTACATTACACCTTATTCAGGCTAAAATCCTCGATTATCACTTTTTTGTAATCCATCTTAACCCAAATACTTATGAAAAACGTAAGGAGGAAATTGGAATTATATTAAATCGTGCTAAACTGATTCCAAAAACTGAAAAAGTATTGATGATGGGTGATTTTAATAATATGTCGCCGCAAGATTCATCGTTCTATGACAACAATGAAACTAAAATGAACCTGGTTAGGGCTTCAGAAATAAATAACCCCGGCACTAAGGTATTGAATAATGGAAAAATTGACTACAGTACAATCCAAAGTATGATTGACGAGGACTATCACGACAGTTGGAAACTTTTTCGAACAAATTATGATAAAAGCGCACCTACTAAACTGCGTAGTCATGGGAATTTTACCAGAATAGACTACATATGGATGAATGGAACTTTAGTGAACAGTTATGCAAATTCTTACCTGGTTAAAGATGCTTTTACGGATTACGCATCTGACCACTACCCGATGGTACTAATTTTAAACAGGTAA
- a CDS encoding SGNH/GDSL hydrolase family protein → MRYLLILITIITSFSASAQRTGELKFIPADRFTLVGKCEPTHNPYNRIDTNKYKDLPPRVVQLLSHSAGIAISFKTNSNVIAAKWCVSASKALPNMVPTAQKGLDLYIKNGQKWQFAGIGKVTGICNEEILIGRMDNTEKECLLYLPLYDQVDKLEIGIAKNADIAANNNPFVKRVLIYGSSIVQGTGASRPGMAYPARLSRGTGINFINLGLSGNAKMEPEVADMVAAIDADAYILDCVPNTNPELITERTANFISTVRKRNPDIPIIVMQSLIRENGYWDKVLGTQVRQQNINIQKEVLSLLQKGMKNLYLITSENMIGDDHEGTIDGTHPNDLGYDRMIQYITPLISDILNKHNIKNH, encoded by the coding sequence ATGAGATATCTGCTAATTTTAATAACCATTATTACCTCTTTTTCAGCAAGCGCACAAAGAACAGGTGAGTTAAAGTTTATACCTGCGGATCGATTTACCCTGGTGGGAAAATGCGAACCTACACATAACCCTTATAACCGAATCGATACCAACAAATATAAAGACCTGCCGCCCAGAGTAGTGCAATTGCTTAGTCATTCTGCAGGTATTGCGATTTCTTTCAAAACCAATAGTAATGTAATCGCTGCGAAATGGTGCGTTTCAGCAAGCAAGGCACTTCCAAACATGGTTCCTACAGCTCAAAAGGGATTAGATCTTTATATAAAAAATGGACAGAAATGGCAGTTTGCCGGAATAGGCAAGGTAACAGGTATTTGTAACGAAGAAATCCTGATTGGCAGGATGGATAACACTGAAAAAGAATGTCTGTTATATCTCCCTCTATATGATCAGGTAGACAAACTGGAGATCGGCATTGCAAAAAATGCAGACATCGCTGCAAACAATAACCCATTTGTAAAAAGAGTCCTTATTTATGGTTCAAGCATTGTGCAGGGAACGGGTGCAAGCAGGCCTGGTATGGCTTATCCCGCAAGGCTTTCCAGAGGAACGGGTATCAACTTTATTAATTTGGGTTTAAGCGGAAATGCAAAAATGGAACCTGAAGTTGCTGATATGGTAGCTGCTATCGATGCTGATGCCTATATCCTGGATTGTGTGCCAAATACGAATCCTGAACTGATAACCGAAAGAACCGCTAATTTCATCAGCACCGTCCGCAAAAGAAATCCTGATATACCAATAATAGTAATGCAAAGCCTGATAAGAGAAAATGGTTATTGGGATAAAGTTTTAGGAACACAGGTTAGACAGCAAAATATAAATATACAAAAGGAAGTACTTTCTTTACTGCAAAAGGGTATGAAAAACCTTTACTTGATCACTTCAGAAAACATGATTGGCGATGATCATGAAGGCACAATAGATGGAACCCATCCCAACGACCTTGGATATGACCGGATGATTCAATACATCACTCCTTTGATAAGCGATATTTTAAATAAACATAACATTAAAAACCATTAA